In a genomic window of Lycium ferocissimum isolate CSIRO_LF1 chromosome 9, AGI_CSIRO_Lferr_CH_V1, whole genome shotgun sequence:
- the LOC132030628 gene encoding protein trichome birefringence-like 23, with amino-acid sequence MLKKMLVHWKSWWRSIYKQNHFILMLGFSILLVGLVFRLLFLRSGVIVDVQETPFVKKALFSPPPVSFSLPEIADQIGDEEQAGRCNLFIGDWIPDPAGPVYTNETCKFIEDHQNCIKNGRPDTGYLYWRWNPRNCKLPQFNPHKFLQLMINKTWALIGDSISRNHVQSFLCVLSKAEEAIEVYHDKEYRSRRWIFPSYNFTVSVIWSPFLAQAAIFEDYNGVSTSEIELHLDKLDTSWTDQFNNFDYMIFASGEWYVKTAIYYENNAVLGCHNCPKKNLTELGFDFAYHKVLGNFFNYILSSNHKGMIFFRTATPDHFENGQWFSGGNCKRTEPVKEGNFTLSEINKILHEIELEEIGKATAKASEKGLNLKLFDVTGLSLMRPDGHPGPYRYFQPFAKDKNAKVINDCLHWCMPGPIDTWNDMLMEMVLNG; translated from the exons ATGTTGAAGAAAATGTTGGTTCATTGGAAATCTTGGTGGAGGTCTATTTACAAGcaaaatcattttattttgatgttgggtttttcgattttgttggtTGGTCTTGTTTTTAGGCTTTTATTTTTAAGATCTGGTGTGATTGTCGATGTTCAAGAAACCCCTTTTGTTAAAAAGGCTCTATTTTCACCACCACCAGTTTCTTTCAGTTTGCCTGAAATTGCAGATCAGATTGGTGATGAAG AGCAAGCAGGGAGGTGTAACCTTTTCATTGGAGATTGGATTCCTGATCCAGCTGGTCCTGTTTACACGAACGAGACATGCAAATTTATTGAAGACCATCAGAATTGTATTAAGAATGGCCGGCCAGATACTGGTTATCTTTATTGGAGGTGGAATCCACGAAATTGCAAGTTGCCTCAGTTTAATCCACATAAGTTTCTTCAGTTGATGATTAATAAAACATGGGCGTTGATTGGTGATTCAATATCAAGGAACCATGTCCAATCATTTCTTTGCGTACTCTCAAAG GCAGAGGAAGCCATTGAAGTATACCATGACAAGGAGTACCGATCCAGGAGATGGATATTCCCGTCATACAACTTCACTGTTTCAGTTATTTGGTCCCCCTTTCTAGCACAAGCAGCTATATTTGAAGACTACAACGGAGTTTCCACATCCGAGATTGAACTTCATCTCGACAAACTTGATACGAGTTGGACAGATCAGTTTAACAATTTTGACTATATGATATTTGCAAGTGGTGAGTGGTATGTCAAAACCGCAATCTACTACGAAAACAATGCAGTATTGGGCTGCCACAACTGTCCCAAAAAAAACTTAACCGAGCTCGGTTTTGACTTTGCGTACCATAAAGTTCTTGGAAATTTTTTCAACTACATTCTCTCGTCGAATCACAAAGGCATGATCTTTTTCAGGACCGCGACACCTGACCATTTCGAAAATGGCCAGTGGTTTAGTGGTGGAAATTGTAAAAGAACGGAACCGGTGAAGGAAGGTAATTTTACTTTGAGCGAGATTAACAAAATTCTACATGAGATTGAGTTAGAGGAAATCGGTAAGGCTACAGCTAAAGCTTCTGAGAAGGGTTTGAATCTAAAGCTTTTCGATGTAACTGGCCTTTCGTTAATGAGGCCCGACGGGCATCCAGGTCCATACAGGTATTTCCAACCATTTGCAAAAGATAAGAATGCAAAAGTTATAAATGACTGCTTGCATTGGTGTATGCCCGGACCTATAGATACCTGGAATGATATGCTAATGGAGATGGTGTTAAATGGTTAA
- the LOC132030629 gene encoding high mobility group B protein 13-like isoform X2, producing the protein MATVAEMPLVSDPVPTKKGKSRKALKQKKPSSNEANILAGTVIQSPFKENLEPQSQKKSNKTKGASKAKQQQTEQSCFEKELLEMQEKLQKMTLEKEQTEEMLKQKEEELEARGKEHEKLQTELKKLQKMKEFKPTLNFPMVVPLMDKEEKKEKKKVDPSKKRPVPPYLLWCKDHWDEVKKANPNAEFKEMGNLLGAKWKTVSADEKKPYEEKYQAEKESYLKIVGMEKRENEAIRLLDEEQKQKTAMELLEQYIQFQQGAIMNENKKKKKEKDPLKPKQPLSAFFLFTNERRAALLAENKNVKEVAKITGEEWRNMTETQKAPYEEMAMKRKEQYLQEMEVYKKMKDEEAAEHFKEEEELMKLKKQEALQLLKKKEKTENLIKKTKENRQKKKQKEDNVDPNKPKKPASSFFRFSREERKKLVEQRPGINNSTINALISLKWKELSEEEKQVWNKEAAEAMEAYKKEMEEYNKNVAEKQNNNEKQ; encoded by the exons ATGGCTACTGTTGCTGAAATGCCCCTTGTTTCCGACCCCGTTCCCACGAAGAAAGGGAAGTCGAGAAAAGCGTTGAAGCAGAAAAAACCGTCATCAAACGAAGCCAATATATTGGCTGGAACTGTAATTCAGTCGCCTTTTAAAGAGAATCTTGAACCACAATCCCAGAAGAAATCGAACAAGACGAAAGGGGCATCAAAAGCGAAGCAACAACAAACAGAACAGAGTTGTTTCGAGAAAGAGTTGCTGGAAATGCAAGAAAAGCTTCAGAAGATGACACTTGAGAAGGAGCAGACTGAAGAAATGTTGAAGCAGAAGGAAGAAGAGCTCGAAGCCCGAGGTAAAGAGCATGAGAAGCTTCAGACTGAACTCAAGAAGTTGCAGAAAATGAAAGAGTTCAAACCAACCCTG AACTTCCCTATGGTGGTACCTCTGATGGacaaagaggaaaagaaagagaagaaaaaggtGGATCCTTCGAAGAAAAGGCCAGTACCGCCGTATCTATTGTGGTGCAAAGACCATTGGGATGAG GTGAAAAAAGCTAATCCAAATGCTGAGTTTAAGGAGATGGGAAATTTACTAGGAGCAAAGTGGAAAACAGTAAGTGCAGACGAGAAAAAACCTTATGAAGAAAAATACCAAGCTGAGAAAGAATCTTACTTGAAGATTGTTGGAATGGAAAAGCGCGAAAATGAAGCTATAAGGTTATTGGATGAAGAGCAGAAACAAAAGACAGCTATGGAGTTACTTGAAcaatatattcaattccaaCAAGGAGCTATAATGaatgaaaacaagaagaaaaa GAAAGAAAAGGACCCCTTGAAACCAAAGCAACCTTTATCAGCATTTTTTCTGTTTACAAATGAGCGTCGAGCTGCTTTACTTGCTGAGAACAAGAATGTGAAGGAG GTGGCAAAGATTACAGGTGAAGAGTGGAGGAACATGACAGAGACACAAAAAGCTCCCTATGAAGAG ATGGCAATGAAGAGAAAGGAGCAATATCTGCAAGAAATGGAAGTTTATAAGAAGATGAAAGACGAAGAAGCTGCTGAACATTTTAAGGAAGAGGAGGAGCTGATGAAACTCAAGAAGCAAGAAGCACTTCAATTgcttaaaaagaaagaaaagacagAAAATTTAATCAAG AAAACGAAAGAAAATCgccaaaagaagaaacaaaaggaaGACAATGTGGATCCTAACAAACCAAAGAAGCCTGCTTCATCGTTCTTCCGTTTCagcagagaagaaagaaagaaattagtCGAACAGAGACCTGGAATCAACAATTCTACCATTAATGCTCTCATTTCGCTGAAATGGAAG GAAttgagtgaagaagaaaagcaaGTTTGGAACAAGGAGGCAGCTGAAGCAATGGAAGCCTACAAAAAGGAAATGGAAGAATACAACAAAAATGTTGCTGAAAAGCAGAACAACAATGAGAAGCAATGA
- the LOC132030629 gene encoding high mobility group B protein 13-like isoform X1, which translates to MATVAEMPLVSDPVPTKKGKSRKALKQKKPSSNEANILAGTVIQSPFKENLEPQSQKKSNKTKGASKAKQQQTEQSCFEKELLEMQEKLQKMTLEKEQTEEMLKQKEEELEARGKEHEKLQTELKKLQKMKEFKPTLNFPMVVPLMDKEEKKEKKKVDPSKKRPVPPYLLWCKDHWDEVKKANPNAEFKEMGNLLGAKWKTVSADEKKPYEEKYQAEKESYLKIVGMEKRENEAIRLLDEEQKQKTAMELLEQYIQFQQGAIMNENKKKKKEKDPLKPKQPLSAFFLFTNERRAALLAENKNVKEVAKITGEEWRNMTETQKAPYEEMAMKRKEQYLQEMEVYKKMKDEEAAEHFKEEEELMKLKKQEALQLLKKKEKTENLIKQKTKENRQKKKQKEDNVDPNKPKKPASSFFRFSREERKKLVEQRPGINNSTINALISLKWKELSEEEKQVWNKEAAEAMEAYKKEMEEYNKNVAEKQNNNEKQ; encoded by the exons ATGGCTACTGTTGCTGAAATGCCCCTTGTTTCCGACCCCGTTCCCACGAAGAAAGGGAAGTCGAGAAAAGCGTTGAAGCAGAAAAAACCGTCATCAAACGAAGCCAATATATTGGCTGGAACTGTAATTCAGTCGCCTTTTAAAGAGAATCTTGAACCACAATCCCAGAAGAAATCGAACAAGACGAAAGGGGCATCAAAAGCGAAGCAACAACAAACAGAACAGAGTTGTTTCGAGAAAGAGTTGCTGGAAATGCAAGAAAAGCTTCAGAAGATGACACTTGAGAAGGAGCAGACTGAAGAAATGTTGAAGCAGAAGGAAGAAGAGCTCGAAGCCCGAGGTAAAGAGCATGAGAAGCTTCAGACTGAACTCAAGAAGTTGCAGAAAATGAAAGAGTTCAAACCAACCCTG AACTTCCCTATGGTGGTACCTCTGATGGacaaagaggaaaagaaagagaagaaaaaggtGGATCCTTCGAAGAAAAGGCCAGTACCGCCGTATCTATTGTGGTGCAAAGACCATTGGGATGAG GTGAAAAAAGCTAATCCAAATGCTGAGTTTAAGGAGATGGGAAATTTACTAGGAGCAAAGTGGAAAACAGTAAGTGCAGACGAGAAAAAACCTTATGAAGAAAAATACCAAGCTGAGAAAGAATCTTACTTGAAGATTGTTGGAATGGAAAAGCGCGAAAATGAAGCTATAAGGTTATTGGATGAAGAGCAGAAACAAAAGACAGCTATGGAGTTACTTGAAcaatatattcaattccaaCAAGGAGCTATAATGaatgaaaacaagaagaaaaa GAAAGAAAAGGACCCCTTGAAACCAAAGCAACCTTTATCAGCATTTTTTCTGTTTACAAATGAGCGTCGAGCTGCTTTACTTGCTGAGAACAAGAATGTGAAGGAG GTGGCAAAGATTACAGGTGAAGAGTGGAGGAACATGACAGAGACACAAAAAGCTCCCTATGAAGAG ATGGCAATGAAGAGAAAGGAGCAATATCTGCAAGAAATGGAAGTTTATAAGAAGATGAAAGACGAAGAAGCTGCTGAACATTTTAAGGAAGAGGAGGAGCTGATGAAACTCAAGAAGCAAGAAGCACTTCAATTgcttaaaaagaaagaaaagacagAAAATTTAATCAAG CAGAAAACGAAAGAAAATCgccaaaagaagaaacaaaaggaaGACAATGTGGATCCTAACAAACCAAAGAAGCCTGCTTCATCGTTCTTCCGTTTCagcagagaagaaagaaagaaattagtCGAACAGAGACCTGGAATCAACAATTCTACCATTAATGCTCTCATTTCGCTGAAATGGAAG GAAttgagtgaagaagaaaagcaaGTTTGGAACAAGGAGGCAGCTGAAGCAATGGAAGCCTACAAAAAGGAAATGGAAGAATACAACAAAAATGTTGCTGAAAAGCAGAACAACAATGAGAAGCAATGA
- the LOC132030630 gene encoding probable GABA transporter 2 produces MGKAEPLRNDPFPEIQREDDAGAAFVLESKGEWWHAGFHLTTAIVGPTVLTLPYAFRGLGWALGFVCLTVMGLVTFYSYYLMSLVLDHCEKSGRRHIRFRELAADVLGSGWMFYFVIFIQTAVNTGISIGAVLLAGECLQIMYAELSPDGPLKLYHFIAMVTVVMIFLSQFPSFHSLRHINLASLFLSLGYTFLVVGACVRAGTSKNAPPRNYSLEASSLSRLFSAFTSISIIAAIFGNGILPEIQATLAPPATGKMLKGLMLCYSVILVTFYSASVSGYWVFGNKANSNILKSLMPDEGPSLAPTWVLGLAIVFILLQLFAIGLVYSQVAYEIMEKKSADANKAVFSPRNLIPRIILRTLYMTLCGFFAAMLPFFGDINGVVGAIGFIPLDFVLPMLLYNMTFKPKKSSIIFWINTSIMVVFSCAGLLGSFSSIRKLVLDANKFKLFSSDVVD; encoded by the exons ATGGGTAAAGCAGAGCCTCTTCGCAATGACCCTTTTCCAGAAATTCAAAGGGAAGATGATGCTGGTGCTGCTTTTGTTCTTGAATCTAaag GGGAATGGTGGCATGCAGGATTTCATTTAACAACGGCAATAGTAGGACCAACAGTACTGACATTGCCTTATGCATTCAGAGGACTAGGATGGGCACTTGGTTTTGTTTGTTTAACAGTGATGGGATTGGTCACTTTCTACTCTTATTATTTGATGTCTTTGGTTCTTGATCACTGTGAGAAGTCCGGTCGCAGGCATATCCGATTCCGAGAGCTCGCCGCTGACGTCTTAG GCTCTGGATGGATGTTTTATTTTGTAATATTCATTCAGACAGCAGTCAACACTGGCATTAGCATAGGAGCAGTTCTGCTTGCCGGAGAATGCCTTCAG ATCATGTACGCCGAACTTTCTCCAGATGGGCCACTGAAATTGTATCACTTCATTGCAATGGTTACAGTAGTAATGAtatttctctctcaatttccgTCCTTCCACTCCCTGAGGCACATCAACTTGGCGTCGTTGTTTCTGAGCTTGGGTTACACTTTCCTAGTTGTTGGTGCTTGTGTTCGTGCTG GTACTTCAAAAAACGCACCTCCAAGGAATTACTCCTTAGAAGCCTCAAGCCTATCACGGTTATTTAGTGCTTTCACTTCTATCTCCATAATTGCAGCCATTTTTGGGAATGGAATACTACCAGAAATACAG GCCACTCTTGCTCCACCAGCAACAGGAAAGATGTTGAAAGGCCTTATGTTGTGCTACTCTGTAATTTTGGTTACTTTCTACTCTGCTTCTGTTTCTGGATATTGGGTATTCGGAAACAAAGCCAATTCAAACATTCTCAAGAGCTTAATGCCAGATGAAGGACCTTCCTTGGCACCGACATGGGTATTAGGTCTCGCGATTGTCTTTATTCTTCTTCAGCTCTTTGCCATTGGTTTG GTATATTctcaagttgcttatgaaatcATGGAAAAGAAGTCGGCTGATGCAAACAAGGCTGTTTTCTCTCCTAGAAACCTAATCCCAAGGATAATCCTCAGAACGCTGTACATGACCCTTTGCGGGTTCTTTGCAGCTATGTTACCATTCTTTGGTGACATTAACGGTGTTGTAGGAGCCATTGGCTTTATTCCTCTTGATTTTGTTCTCCCAATGCTACTTTACAACATGACTTTCAAACCAAAGAAATCATCTATTATCTTTTGGATAAATACTTCTATAATGGTTGTATTCTCTTGTGCTGGTCTTCTGGGATCCTTTTCTTCTATAAGGAAATTGGTTCTAGATGCCAATAAATTTAAGCTTTTTAGTAGTGACGTTGTTGATTAA